In a single window of the Methanofollis ethanolicus genome:
- a CDS encoding PGF-pre-PGF domain-containing protein, with the protein MNFSSQVVFSNDQSGVFYINDTGGRGWDDNGILMLAVNGTIPDDFRVNIKASGYQWTPVQKGNFPAFENITYVPEALDETFTKDDFLYGPQIWRPCPAVNYPIFDRQDMTDTGNTFSIMFIDLNAGILGKNTLSQPDFSGQAINDKGAIKVEYSFENLETFAAFNAYVYTVSSNQGQGVRWTNPLSAGGASGYAVTGIKPILTSINVTPAVADLKVNEKQQFTAAALDQNDRPMTGLTFEWSSSNETVGTVNETGYFTAHAAGTTTVTATNETVEGTADVTVTTAPTGADLLYDGDVFLPKGEATVTSSQGSSYQIPYRTPLGALDTVAKAESFTYKVTDRKWIDSGILMLDDIDSYPFIKSQKSWTCYVNDVALDDYGKPSTDGLNKRVLVDGDRVNFYYGPKGATTPENAEAAVLITARLTNADIVYNGEVTLGAGNVTVTASQGTTHSIPALTPLGALDAAAQEKGFLYNFTNKKWQYGQLLLDDIGTYRYNKVNDTYKEAWACSVNGEARSAAYNSADQPLQNGDVVLFLYGPDGSTTRENALAIIQATVKVASAPGDWALTLKGKTTVSFTKAQFEDAVDCGHVATYTDGDGEWKGVPLWYLVGAVDDEDTGSHYTFNNELAAEGYSVKVTDRNLTHPYDINFPSAAIARNNNYIVANTLNGQPLPELTSGGKPCWPLQMVGSDVTMGKKIGNIGAIELVGLPEPSEGWTLTLKGDIEDTFTQAYFEESVRCHGVTYTDEAGEWKGMPLWYLTGWVDDHTIHGSGAFNTQLAADGYTVRVSASDGFNATFASANVAKSSDYIVANTLNGQPLAEGDFPLKLVGKNVTSGKQKVGTISEISLVGLPGGPKPGEWTLTLKGEITDTITQSEFEAAAACSHHTVTWTDDKNREWSGIPLWSLCGWVDDYTIHGSGAFNSKLAAQGYTVIVTGSGDYSKEFSSKIVSQNNDFIIANKLNGTLLTNENGYPVRLVGSALTEGSQSVASIESIELTAFQKPTEIPSVRIVKYAADRTTVLSEKTIDYRYMEEKFPVYGDGETHYYFEGLNFPPADPWDQAETYPGGLKIDEQIKGTSVRDLCNLAGGMGPDTEITFAAPDGWETSLHYGNIYAPEEQQGEAVLVWYTGRQGYVPDYADGYRLFFAPDDHVFGQWNMHECIDEKYWHYNSGLPSCAGLSAKYISEIRIYDVAEPTWNLQLDGAIDKTISKGYFESGLACTMGANHEKSYTDSKGREWSGMPLWFLLGYVDDENFHTGKSFNDTLAAEGYAIHIVGKDGSETIIDSRDAMYSDKYILANSLNGMHIAGDDENWPLRLVGENVSGMDTIKGVVKVSFIPPNLQGNIVSLGNISAGGEKALDLEKGAVSKITIKAAGDVRDGELAIDVPDELPNYIDTPAENIFQYLHIVYPAPENTIDEAVIAFDLPLTWLNSHRMAVTDVRLLRYTNGAWQGLPTTFIKEENGRAYFSATTPGFCYFAVGGVAAPAPTPSPSYSHSSSSGSTSAVSAVSGSIPAGESKSFSVTETAFSTITVSAYDRIEHFLFTVKKASLPKGAPAPEGAVYEIQEVTLYKTDPLAIEGVTIEFAVEAAWLKAQGVSAGDVALLRHVNGEWIRLQTTFIEEKEGKAYYSAESPGFSFFAITAEKGSAVAPDDVQAPVGEVTAPTPAINETTAATPTPTTPQQSPVFWALPFIAFGALLLLRRR; encoded by the coding sequence TTGAACTTCAGCAGCCAAGTTGTATTCAGCAACGACCAGTCTGGTGTCTTTTATATCAACGACACAGGTGGCCGCGGCTGGGACGACAATGGCATCCTGATGCTGGCAGTCAACGGCACCATTCCCGATGACTTCAGAGTCAACATCAAGGCGAGCGGTTATCAGTGGACACCGGTTCAGAAGGGCAATTTCCCGGCATTCGAGAACATCACCTATGTGCCTGAAGCACTGGACGAGACGTTCACAAAGGATGATTTCCTTTATGGACCACAGATCTGGAGGCCCTGTCCGGCGGTCAATTACCCGATCTTCGACAGACAGGACATGACCGATACCGGGAACACCTTCTCAATCATGTTCATCGACCTGAACGCAGGTATCCTCGGAAAGAATACGCTTTCACAGCCTGACTTCTCCGGACAGGCGATCAACGACAAAGGTGCTATTAAGGTCGAGTACTCATTCGAGAATCTGGAGACCTTTGCAGCCTTCAACGCCTATGTCTATACTGTTTCCTCGAACCAGGGTCAGGGCGTCCGCTGGACTAACCCCCTGAGTGCGGGTGGTGCGTCTGGTTATGCTGTGACCGGCATCAAGCCAATTCTGACCTCGATCAATGTTACTCCCGCTGTCGCCGACCTGAAGGTGAACGAAAAGCAGCAGTTCACCGCCGCTGCCCTCGACCAGAATGACCGGCCGATGACCGGCCTCACCTTCGAGTGGTCGAGCAGCAATGAAACTGTCGGGACCGTGAACGAGACCGGATACTTCACTGCACACGCGGCGGGCACGACGACGGTCACCGCAACAAACGAGACTGTCGAGGGTACCGCGGATGTGACGGTGACGACAGCGCCTACAGGTGCGGATCTCCTCTATGATGGAGATGTTTTCCTCCCCAAAGGGGAAGCCACTGTGACTTCAAGTCAGGGTTCTTCCTACCAGATCCCATACCGGACTCCACTTGGCGCCCTCGACACCGTTGCAAAGGCTGAGAGCTTCACCTATAAGGTCACCGACAGGAAGTGGATCGATTCTGGCATCCTGATGCTCGATGACATCGATTCTTACCCATTCATCAAGAGCCAGAAGAGCTGGACCTGCTACGTGAACGATGTGGCCCTTGATGATTACGGCAAGCCGAGCACCGACGGCCTGAACAAACGTGTCCTCGTCGACGGCGACAGGGTGAACTTTTACTACGGCCCAAAAGGTGCGACCACTCCGGAGAACGCTGAAGCAGCGGTACTTATCACGGCACGCCTCACAAATGCTGACATCGTCTACAATGGCGAAGTTACGCTCGGCGCGGGCAACGTCACCGTGACCGCAAGCCAGGGCACCACGCACAGCATTCCGGCCCTCACCCCTCTCGGCGCCCTTGATGCCGCCGCACAGGAAAAAGGCTTCCTCTATAACTTCACCAATAAGAAGTGGCAATATGGCCAGTTGCTCCTTGATGACATCGGCACCTATCGCTACAACAAGGTGAATGACACCTACAAGGAGGCCTGGGCCTGCTCTGTGAACGGTGAAGCCCGTTCAGCCGCCTATAACAGTGCCGACCAGCCTCTCCAGAATGGTGACGTCGTACTCTTCCTGTATGGTCCTGACGGCTCGACGACACGGGAGAACGCCCTGGCAATCATACAGGCCACCGTTAAGGTCGCATCCGCACCCGGTGACTGGGCTCTCACCCTGAAGGGCAAGACCACCGTCTCGTTCACCAAGGCACAGTTTGAAGATGCGGTGGACTGCGGCCATGTCGCCACCTACACTGACGGAGACGGCGAATGGAAGGGCGTGCCCCTCTGGTACCTCGTGGGAGCGGTCGACGACGAGGATACCGGCAGCCACTACACATTCAACAACGAACTGGCAGCCGAAGGGTACTCGGTGAAGGTCACCGACCGGAACCTGACACATCCGTACGACATCAACTTCCCGAGCGCAGCCATTGCCAGGAACAACAACTATATCGTGGCCAACACCCTCAACGGGCAGCCTCTCCCAGAACTGACCTCAGGAGGCAAACCCTGCTGGCCGCTCCAGATGGTGGGTTCTGATGTCACGATGGGCAAAAAGATCGGGAACATCGGCGCGATCGAACTCGTCGGCCTCCCCGAACCCTCCGAAGGCTGGACCCTCACCCTGAAAGGCGACATCGAAGACACCTTCACCCAGGCGTACTTCGAAGAATCTGTGCGGTGCCACGGCGTCACCTACACAGACGAGGCCGGTGAGTGGAAGGGCATGCCCCTCTGGTACCTCACCGGATGGGTCGACGACCACACCATCCACGGGTCTGGCGCATTCAACACCCAGCTCGCCGCAGACGGCTATACCGTGAGGGTGAGTGCATCTGACGGTTTCAACGCCACCTTCGCCAGTGCAAATGTCGCAAAGAGTTCCGACTATATCGTGGCCAACACCCTCAACGGGCAGCCTCTTGCAGAAGGGGACTTCCCGCTCAAACTTGTCGGAAAGAACGTCACATCCGGGAAACAGAAAGTCGGAACAATCAGTGAAATCTCACTCGTCGGCCTGCCGGGAGGACCGAAGCCCGGTGAATGGACGCTCACCCTGAAGGGTGAGATCACCGACACCATCACACAGAGCGAGTTCGAGGCGGCCGCAGCATGTTCGCACCACACCGTCACCTGGACCGACGACAAGAACCGCGAATGGTCGGGTATCCCGCTCTGGAGCCTTTGCGGCTGGGTTGACGACTATACCATCCACGGGTCTGGCGCATTTAACAGCAAACTTGCTGCACAGGGCTACACGGTGATCGTCACCGGGTCAGGAGACTACAGCAAGGAGTTCAGCAGCAAAATCGTTTCCCAGAACAACGACTTCATCATCGCCAACAAACTGAACGGAACCCTTCTGACCAACGAAAATGGTTACCCTGTCAGGCTGGTCGGTTCTGCGCTGACCGAAGGGTCGCAGAGTGTGGCAAGTATCGAAAGCATCGAACTGACCGCGTTCCAGAAACCGACCGAGATCCCTTCAGTGCGGATCGTCAAGTACGCTGCCGACCGCACGACGGTCCTCAGCGAGAAGACCATCGACTACAGGTACATGGAAGAAAAATTCCCGGTGTACGGTGACGGCGAGACGCACTACTACTTCGAGGGACTGAACTTCCCGCCCGCGGACCCCTGGGATCAGGCCGAGACCTATCCAGGTGGTTTGAAGATCGATGAGCAGATCAAGGGAACCTCCGTGCGTGACCTCTGCAACCTCGCCGGCGGCATGGGCCCTGACACTGAGATCACCTTCGCAGCCCCTGACGGATGGGAGACGTCCCTCCATTACGGCAACATCTATGCCCCCGAGGAGCAGCAGGGCGAGGCTGTCCTGGTGTGGTACACCGGACGGCAGGGCTATGTCCCCGACTATGCCGACGGCTACCGGCTCTTTTTTGCGCCCGACGACCACGTCTTCGGGCAGTGGAACATGCACGAGTGCATCGACGAGAAATACTGGCACTACAACTCAGGTCTCCCGTCCTGCGCCGGGCTCTCGGCCAAATATATCTCTGAGATCAGGATCTACGACGTAGCAGAACCCACCTGGAACCTCCAGCTCGACGGAGCAATCGACAAGACCATCAGCAAGGGCTACTTCGAGAGCGGTCTTGCCTGCACCATGGGCGCCAACCACGAGAAGTCCTACACAGACAGCAAGGGCAGAGAATGGTCAGGCATGCCTCTCTGGTTCCTCCTCGGCTATGTCGATGACGAGAACTTCCATACAGGTAAGTCATTCAATGACACCCTCGCGGCCGAAGGCTATGCCATCCATATCGTCGGTAAAGACGGTTCGGAGACTATCATAGACAGCCGCGACGCGATGTACAGCGACAAGTACATCCTTGCCAACTCTCTGAACGGCATGCATATTGCCGGTGACGACGAGAACTGGCCCCTCCGCCTTGTGGGCGAGAATGTCAGCGGTATGGACACCATCAAGGGTGTCGTCAAGGTCTCCTTCATCCCGCCGAACCTGCAGGGTAACATCGTCTCCCTCGGGAACATCAGTGCTGGCGGCGAGAAGGCACTGGATCTTGAGAAGGGTGCAGTCTCAAAAATAACCATCAAGGCCGCCGGAGACGTCAGGGATGGAGAACTGGCCATTGACGTCCCCGATGAACTCCCGAACTACATCGACACACCTGCTGAGAACATCTTCCAGTACCTCCATATCGTCTACCCTGCCCCTGAAAACACCATCGACGAGGCAGTCATCGCCTTTGACCTCCCTCTCACCTGGCTGAACTCCCACAGGATGGCGGTCACCGATGTGAGGCTGCTGCGGTACACGAATGGTGCATGGCAGGGTCTCCCAACAACATTTATCAAAGAGGAGAATGGAAGGGCGTACTTTAGTGCAACCACACCAGGATTTTGTTACTTCGCGGTCGGCGGCGTTGCGGCCCCAGCCCCGACTCCGTCGCCCTCGTACAGCCACTCATCCTCTAGCGGCAGCACCTCCGCGGTCTCAGCTGTTTCCGGCTCCATCCCGGCAGGTGAATCGAAGTCCTTCTCCGTGACCGAGACCGCGTTCTCAACGATCACGGTCAGCGCCTATGACCGGATCGAACACTTCCTCTTTACGGTGAAGAAGGCAAGCCTGCCGAAGGGCGCCCCGGCACCAGAGGGTGCGGTCTACGAGATCCAGGAGGTCACACTTTACAAGACCGACCCTTTGGCGATCGAAGGAGTTACAATCGAGTTTGCCGTTGAAGCCGCGTGGCTGAAGGCCCAGGGCGTTTCGGCCGGCGACGTGGCCCTCCTGCGGCACGTGAATGGAGAGTGGATCCGTCTGCAGACGACCTTTATCGAGGAGAAGGAAGGCAAGGCATATTATTCGGCCGAGTCCCCGGGCTTCTCCTTCTTTGCCATCACGGCAGAGAAAGGTTCGGCAGTGGCCCCCGACGATGTGCAGGCACCGGTGGGAGAGGTCACGGCCCCGACACCGGCGATCAATGAGACAACGGCAGCGACACCCACTCCCACGACCCCGCAACAGTCGCCGGTCTTCTGGGCCCTGCCCTTCATCGCCTTCGGCGCCCTTCTCCTCCTCAGGAGGAGATGA
- a CDS encoding DUF3344 domain-containing protein — protein sequence MLLAAVCIAPAVADDVGGITMPGTSNFDLILSDGMTKFFKFEGGGLNALHVTTDPESEPYGQVTTTEEQSGVFYLSETGGRGFFDDMILMVAVNGAVPDDFALHIRASGYRWTPTPALNMPPTADQIEYVDGAYEGTITKENFKYSPQTWKPAGNNLPGAYPIYYGQDVSDGSNPFHTVYIDLNVGNIGKNSQIDGLKDMGAVKIEYEFENFGTFAAFNSYGWCNQSNQGQGISWTNRIVGEGSSGYAVIGTAPQGGDVAPGSGEGSDTGASSGLSGSEFTKQESGEVNGHVALVTTNSAPALLDGGGSATLSLVPPAGTETVKKATLYLFVDGSKQDDIGIDPALRFTLNGRSVSPDRTVTDREGGKDAPVAATYSFDMDRLPEGALSIEVTNTGTQGAVCTLDGGALLVVCEDPALSQVIWQVAEGCDAVAIDDDNGIYEEDVVTKMILDEHLDLDCVGAARLYVVGTGPGAWTDGGGRVGLNDREWPGAFGRNGSMLLADLDATRSLLPRENTVTVRAQKNVGDGGVLVNRLAVLVTTRGTPVSADAGVAAGTVPTMTKAFLIDNPVVSQVAVTLPEQRSPFLVTVEDAETAGGGAPPEGEVYRYLKLRLEGAKAEPTFLALTFRVPSAWIADHGLKAEDIVLMRRVGGEWQAFPTVAGEEKDGSVEFTAQAERLSLFVIGGKAGNGAIVSETKTTPVASATTAPQKSPAGWFPLVAAFSLLMLLRRH from the coding sequence ATGCTTCTGGCTGCCGTCTGCATCGCCCCCGCGGTTGCCGACGACGTCGGCGGGATCACGATGCCTGGCACCAGCAATTTCGATCTCATCCTCTCAGACGGGATGACCAAGTTCTTCAAGTTCGAAGGCGGCGGACTCAACGCCCTCCATGTCACAACCGATCCCGAGTCCGAGCCCTATGGGCAGGTAACGACAACTGAAGAACAGTCTGGTGTCTTCTATCTCTCAGAAACAGGCGGGCGCGGCTTTTTTGACGATATGATCCTGATGGTCGCTGTCAATGGCGCCGTTCCTGACGACTTCGCCCTCCATATCAGGGCGAGCGGATACAGGTGGACCCCGACACCGGCGTTGAACATGCCGCCCACAGCGGATCAGATCGAGTACGTCGACGGGGCCTATGAGGGAACGATCACGAAGGAAAACTTCAAGTACAGCCCACAGACCTGGAAGCCTGCCGGGAACAATCTACCCGGGGCATATCCCATCTACTATGGTCAGGACGTCTCCGACGGTTCGAACCCCTTCCATACCGTCTATATCGACCTCAATGTCGGTAATATTGGCAAAAATTCCCAGATCGATGGCCTGAAGGATATGGGTGCCGTGAAGATCGAGTACGAGTTCGAGAACTTCGGAACCTTTGCAGCTTTCAATTCTTATGGTTGGTGTAACCAGTCAAACCAGGGTCAGGGCATCTCCTGGACAAACCGGATTGTCGGTGAGGGGTCGAGCGGCTACGCGGTCATCGGGACGGCGCCGCAGGGAGGCGACGTGGCACCGGGCAGCGGTGAGGGTTCAGATACAGGTGCCTCTTCCGGATTATCTGGATCTGAGTTCACCAAGCAGGAAAGCGGGGAGGTGAATGGTCATGTGGCCCTTGTAACGACCAACAGTGCCCCGGCCCTCCTTGACGGGGGAGGGAGTGCGACACTATCCCTTGTTCCTCCGGCCGGTACGGAAACCGTGAAAAAGGCGACCCTCTACCTCTTCGTGGACGGGTCGAAACAGGATGACATAGGGATTGACCCTGCCCTGAGATTCACGCTCAATGGGCGGTCGGTCTCTCCCGACCGCACAGTCACCGACCGCGAGGGCGGGAAGGACGCCCCGGTCGCCGCCACCTATTCCTTCGACATGGACCGTCTCCCTGAGGGCGCCCTCTCCATCGAGGTCACAAACACAGGTACGCAGGGTGCTGTCTGCACCCTTGACGGCGGTGCCCTCCTTGTCGTGTGCGAGGATCCGGCCCTCTCCCAGGTCATCTGGCAGGTCGCCGAAGGGTGCGATGCCGTCGCGATCGACGACGATAACGGGATCTATGAAGAAGACGTCGTGACGAAGATGATCCTCGACGAGCATCTCGACCTCGACTGCGTCGGTGCGGCGAGACTGTACGTCGTCGGCACCGGGCCCGGTGCATGGACCGACGGCGGCGGCAGGGTCGGCCTCAATGATCGGGAGTGGCCCGGTGCCTTCGGTCGGAACGGTTCCATGCTGCTGGCCGACCTCGATGCCACCCGCTCGCTCCTCCCCCGCGAGAACACCGTCACCGTCCGTGCGCAGAAAAATGTCGGGGACGGCGGGGTCCTGGTGAACCGTCTTGCCGTCCTGGTCACAACCCGCGGCACACCTGTCAGTGCCGATGCCGGGGTAGCTGCGGGAACTGTCCCGACAATGACGAAGGCATTCCTCATTGACAACCCTGTGGTATCCCAGGTTGCGGTGACCCTCCCCGAACAGCGTTCCCCCTTCCTGGTGACGGTGGAGGATGCGGAGACGGCCGGCGGAGGTGCGCCGCCCGAGGGTGAGGTCTACCGCTACCTGAAGCTCAGACTCGAGGGTGCGAAGGCCGAACCCACATTTCTTGCCCTCACCTTCCGTGTCCCCTCTGCATGGATCGCCGACCATGGTCTGAAGGCAGAGGATATCGTGCTGATGCGCCGGGTCGGAGGAGAATGGCAGGCCTTCCCGACTGTTGCCGGAGAGGAGAAAGATGGGTCGGTCGAGTTCACGGCACAGGCTGAGAGGCTCTCGCTCTTTGTGATCGGCGGGAAGGCTGGAAATGGAGCAATTGTTTCAGAGACGAAGACTACACCGGTAGCGAGTGCGACCACCGCACCTCAGAAGTCGCCGGCAGGCTGGTTCCCTCTTGTCGCCGCCTTCTCTCTCCTCATGTTGCTACGGCGGCACTGA